From a single Chthoniobacterales bacterium genomic region:
- the rpoB gene encoding DNA-directed RNA polymerase subunit beta — translation MSKRLHFGKLKEAIEPPNLIELQINSYDEFFQRGVEPSKRKDIGLQAVFREFFPIFGFEEKASLDFVSYDLGEPKMGALESQREGQTFSAPLYVTFRYKDEHATKEEKVYMGEIPLMTPQGTFVINGAERVVVSQLHRSPGICFETDVHLNGKLLHSFRIIPDRGSWLEVQFDTSDLLYVYLDRRKRRRKFLATTFLRSLGYGSDSDIIGLFYDIETLKLSEKLDEEEIATKVLIADILDGEITVARAFEPLNKTTVTQLLSLGHTSVQVVDTKNDDTVIKSLKKDPAHDEDEALKDIYRKLRPGDPPTVQNARNMLKRLFFDPKRYDLGRVGRHKINQKLEVEVDQAIRVLTKEDFVAAMKYLLELRRGEGMVDDIDHLGSRRVRTVGELLANQCRVGLARTERLVRERMTLYDAGTEHITPQKLINPKALSAVVRDFFGRSQLSQFMDQTNPLSELTHKRRLSALGPGGLSRDRAGFEVRDVHPSHYGRICPIETPEGPNIGLISSLSTFARVNDFGFIETPYRKVVDGKVTDQVEYLTGDREENFYIAQANAPVDAKGAFTGETVSSRHRGDFVEATPDQVQYMDVSPKQLVSVAAGLIPFLEHDDANRALMGSNMQRQGVPLLISDAPLVGTGIEGRVARDSRAVICSESDGIIASVTGSYITVTNDGELPEGKKKIKHDPSNGVYVYELRKFMRSNASTCINQKPIVAKGQKVKKGDVLADGPNTENGELALGRNVLVAFMPWNGYNFEDAILISEKVVKEDIYTSIHIDEFEIGARDTKLGPEEITRDIPNVSEEALQNLGPDGVIRIGAEVKPGDILVGKITPKSETELAPEERLLRAIFGEKAADVKDTSLTVPSGTYGIVMDVKVSSKKEVARLKMTPTESKRQQKMILEDHKRREDELHEQLTEALSNVLLGEKIPLDVVNAQTGEIIIPANRKITKQLLRKLASVYEHVEIDPSPIRNKIREIIGQFEHKFEELNREKEEKIGLVESGDDVDPGIIKQVKVYIASKRKLSVGDKMAGRHGNKGVVAKIVPEEDMPFLADGTPVDIVLNPLGVPSRMNVGQVLETHLGIAARALGFSVATPVFDGIAEPKIREYLREAQKVEGYTWINETGKSTLYDGRTGDKFDQQVVVGIIYMLKLGHLVADKIHARAVGPYSLVTQQPLGGKAQYGGQRFGEMEVWALEAYGAAYTLQELLTVKSDDVQGRTRIYESIVKGDNSLQAGTPESFNVLIKEMQGLGLDVKVGGTDPFAITDTAA, via the coding sequence ATGTCCAAGCGTCTTCATTTCGGGAAGTTGAAGGAGGCCATCGAGCCGCCAAATTTGATCGAACTCCAGATCAATTCCTACGACGAATTTTTCCAGCGGGGAGTGGAACCCTCCAAGCGCAAGGATATCGGCCTGCAGGCCGTTTTCCGCGAGTTTTTCCCGATCTTTGGCTTCGAGGAGAAGGCCAGCCTCGATTTCGTGAGCTATGATCTCGGCGAGCCCAAGATGGGTGCGCTCGAGTCCCAGCGCGAGGGCCAGACCTTCAGCGCCCCGCTCTACGTCACGTTCCGTTACAAGGACGAGCACGCGACGAAGGAAGAAAAGGTCTACATGGGGGAAATCCCGCTGATGACGCCGCAGGGCACGTTCGTCATCAATGGCGCCGAGCGTGTGGTCGTCAGTCAGCTGCACCGTTCGCCGGGCATCTGTTTCGAGACGGATGTTCACCTCAATGGCAAGCTGCTCCATAGCTTCCGCATCATTCCCGACCGTGGATCCTGGCTCGAAGTTCAGTTCGACACGAGCGATCTGCTTTACGTTTATCTCGATCGTCGCAAGCGCCGTCGCAAATTCCTTGCGACGACCTTCCTGCGCTCGCTCGGTTACGGCTCCGACTCCGACATCATCGGTCTCTTCTATGACATCGAGACGCTCAAGCTCTCCGAGAAGCTCGACGAAGAGGAAATCGCGACCAAGGTTCTTATTGCCGACATTCTTGACGGGGAAATCACCGTCGCCCGCGCCTTCGAGCCGCTCAACAAGACCACCGTCACCCAGCTCCTGAGCCTCGGTCACACCTCCGTGCAGGTCGTTGACACCAAGAACGACGACACGGTCATCAAGTCCCTCAAGAAGGATCCCGCTCACGACGAGGACGAGGCTCTCAAGGACATCTACCGCAAGCTGCGCCCTGGCGATCCTCCGACCGTTCAGAACGCGCGCAACATGCTCAAGCGCCTCTTCTTCGATCCGAAGCGCTACGATCTCGGCCGCGTGGGCCGTCACAAGATCAACCAGAAGCTCGAGGTCGAGGTCGACCAGGCGATCCGTGTGCTCACGAAGGAAGACTTCGTGGCCGCAATGAAGTATTTGCTCGAGCTTCGCCGTGGCGAGGGCATGGTCGACGATATCGATCACCTCGGCAGCCGCCGCGTCCGCACCGTCGGCGAACTTCTCGCGAACCAGTGCCGCGTGGGCCTTGCCCGCACCGAGCGTCTCGTTCGTGAACGCATGACCCTTTATGATGCGGGCACCGAGCACATCACGCCGCAGAAGCTGATCAATCCGAAGGCCCTTTCCGCCGTCGTGCGCGACTTCTTCGGTCGCTCGCAGCTGAGTCAGTTCATGGATCAGACGAACCCGCTGTCCGAGCTCACCCACAAGCGCCGTCTCTCGGCTCTTGGACCTGGTGGTCTTTCCCGCGACCGTGCCGGCTTCGAGGTCCGTGACGTGCATCCCTCGCACTACGGCCGCATCTGCCCGATCGAGACGCCGGAAGGCCCGAACATCGGTCTTATCAGCTCGCTTTCGACGTTCGCTCGCGTGAACGACTTCGGTTTCATCGAGACGCCTTACCGCAAGGTCGTCGACGGCAAGGTGACCGATCAGGTCGAATACCTCACCGGCGATCGCGAAGAGAATTTTTACATCGCGCAGGCGAACGCTCCGGTTGACGCCAAGGGCGCCTTCACGGGCGAGACCGTTTCCTCGCGCCATCGCGGCGACTTCGTTGAAGCCACTCCGGATCAGGTCCAATACATGGACGTGTCGCCGAAGCAGCTCGTCTCCGTCGCGGCGGGATTGATCCCGTTCCTCGAGCATGACGATGCGAATCGCGCGCTGATGGGCTCGAACATGCAGCGCCAGGGTGTGCCGCTTCTGATTTCGGACGCGCCGCTCGTCGGCACCGGCATCGAAGGCCGCGTGGCCCGCGATTCCCGCGCCGTGATCTGCTCCGAATCCGACGGCATCATCGCCTCGGTCACGGGCAGTTACATCACCGTCACGAATGACGGCGAACTCCCCGAGGGCAAGAAGAAGATCAAGCACGACCCTTCGAACGGCGTCTACGTTTACGAACTGCGCAAGTTCATGCGTTCGAACGCGAGCACCTGCATCAACCAGAAGCCGATCGTGGCCAAGGGCCAGAAGGTCAAGAAGGGTGATGTGCTCGCCGACGGTCCGAATACGGAGAATGGCGAACTCGCCCTCGGTCGCAACGTGCTCGTCGCGTTCATGCCTTGGAACGGTTACAACTTCGAGGACGCGATCCTGATTTCCGAGAAGGTCGTGAAGGAGGATATCTACACGTCCATCCACATCGACGAATTCGAGATCGGCGCCCGCGACACGAAGCTCGGGCCGGAAGAAATCACCCGTGACATTCCGAACGTCAGCGAGGAAGCGTTGCAGAATCTCGGTCCGGACGGTGTCATTCGTATCGGTGCGGAAGTCAAGCCGGGCGACATTCTCGTCGGCAAGATCACGCCGAAATCCGAGACGGAACTTGCTCCCGAAGAGCGCCTTCTGCGCGCCATCTTCGGTGAGAAGGCCGCCGACGTGAAGGACACTTCGCTCACGGTTCCCTCGGGCACCTACGGCATCGTCATGGACGTGAAAGTTTCCTCGAAGAAGGAAGTCGCGCGTCTCAAGATGACCCCGACCGAATCCAAACGGCAGCAGAAGATGATCCTCGAGGATCACAAGCGTCGCGAGGACGAGCTCCACGAACAGCTCACGGAAGCCCTTTCCAACGTCCTGCTTGGCGAAAAGATCCCGCTCGACGTGGTCAACGCCCAGACTGGCGAAATCATCATCCCAGCGAACCGCAAGATCACGAAGCAGCTGCTCCGCAAGCTCGCCTCCGTCTACGAACACGTCGAAATCGACCCGAGCCCGATCCGCAACAAGATCCGCGAGATCATTGGCCAGTTCGAACACAAGTTCGAGGAACTCAACCGCGAGAAGGAAGAGAAAATCGGCCTCGTGGAGAGCGGCGATGATGTCGACCCCGGCATCATCAAGCAGGTCAAGGTCTACATTGCCAGTAAGCGCAAGCTTTCCGTCGGTGACAAGATGGCCGGTCGTCACGGTAACAAGGGCGTGGTCGCCAAGATCGTGCCTGAGGAGGACATGCCGTTCCTCGCGGACGGCACCCCGGTCGACATCGTGCTCAACCCGCTCGGCGTGCCGAGCCGAATGAACGTCGGTCAGGTTCTCGAGACGCATCTCGGTATTGCCGCCCGCGCGCTCGGCTTCTCGGTCGCGACCCCGGTGTTCGACGGTATCGCCGAACCGAAGATTCGTGAGTATCTCCGCGAAGCTCAGAAGGTGGAGGGCTACACCTGGATCAACGAAACCGGTAAATCCACGCTTTATGATGGACGCACCGGCGACAAGTTCGACCAGCAGGTCGTGGTCGGCATCATTTACATGCTGAAGCTCGGCCACCTGGTGGCGGACAAGATCCACGCCCGTGCGGTCGGTCCTTACAGCCTCGTTACCCAGCAGCCTCTCGGCGGCAAGGCCCAATACGGCGGCCAGCGCTTCGGCGAAATGGAAGTCTGGGCGCTCGAAGCCTACGGCGCCGCTTACACCCTGCAGGAATTGCTCACGGTCAAATCGGACGACGTCCAGGGCCGCACGCGCATCTACGAGTCGATCGTCAAGGGCGACAACTCGCTGCAGGCCGGCACGCCGGAATCGTTCAACGTTCTTATCAAGGAAATGCAGGGCCTCGGTCTCGATGTCAAAGTCGGCGGCACCGATCCCTTCGCCATCACGGACACCGCAGCCTAA
- a CDS encoding DUF420 domain-containing protein has product MDPSVFPPINASLNALSTIFIASGWWFIRHERKRAHIACMVTALATSTLFLACYLTYHFLKAGHVTYFTHPGWPKTFYYWLLGTHTVLAIAVLPMIICTVVPALRARFDKHRRMGRWTMPVWLYVSFTGVLVYFWLYQWFPPANL; this is encoded by the coding sequence ATGGACCCTTCCGTTTTTCCGCCCATCAACGCCTCGCTCAACGCCCTCAGCACGATCTTCATCGCCTCCGGCTGGTGGTTCATCCGGCACGAGCGTAAGCGCGCTCACATCGCGTGCATGGTCACGGCCCTCGCGACCTCAACGCTCTTTCTGGCCTGCTATCTCACCTACCACTTTCTGAAGGCCGGGCACGTCACCTACTTTACGCATCCCGGCTGGCCAAAGACCTTCTACTACTGGCTTCTCGGCACTCACACCGTCCTGGCGATCGCCGTTTTGCCCATGATCATCTGCACCGTCGTCCCGGCCCTGCGGGCCCGGTTTGACAAGCATCGGCGCATGGGACGGTGGACGATGCCTGTGTGGCTCTACGTTTCCTTCACCGGCGTCCTCGTCTACTTCTGGCTTTACCAATGGTTCCCGCCGGCAAATCTCTAG
- the rplA gene encoding 50S ribosomal protein L1 has protein sequence MQKTRSKRYRAAAELVDAKKKYALGDAVKLLKTLPATKFDQTVTLSFKLGVDPKQSDQMVRGTCPLPHGSGKSVRVLVFATGSAAEAARAAGAEYVGFEDLIKQVQGGFQDFDVAVATPAAMSEVRKLGKVLGPRGLMPNPKTGTVTDDTATAIKEVKAGRVEFKLDKNANIAVPVGKFSFNEDALLENGSAVISAVIKSRPATAKGAFVEAITLSATMSPGLTVDAAPFLKN, from the coding sequence ATGCAAAAGACACGTAGCAAACGTTACCGCGCCGCCGCTGAGTTGGTGGACGCCAAGAAGAAATACGCGCTCGGGGATGCCGTGAAGCTCCTCAAGACGCTTCCCGCCACCAAGTTCGACCAGACGGTCACGCTTTCCTTCAAGCTCGGGGTTGATCCCAAGCAGAGCGACCAGATGGTCCGCGGCACCTGTCCGCTGCCGCATGGCTCCGGCAAATCCGTGCGCGTTCTCGTGTTCGCCACGGGTTCCGCCGCGGAGGCCGCTCGCGCCGCCGGTGCCGAATACGTCGGTTTTGAAGACCTCATCAAGCAGGTCCAGGGTGGTTTCCAGGATTTCGACGTTGCCGTCGCCACGCCCGCCGCGATGTCCGAAGTGCGTAAGCTCGGCAAGGTCCTTGGACCGCGCGGCCTCATGCCGAATCCCAAGACTGGCACTGTCACCGACGACACCGCCACCGCGATCAAGGAAGTCAAGGCCGGCCGCGTCGAGTTCAAGCTCGACAAGAACGCAAACATCGCCGTTCCCGTCGGAAAATTCTCCTTCAACGAAGACGCTCTTCTCGAAAACGGCAGCGCGGTCATCTCTGCGGTGATCAAGTCCCGTCCGGCCACGGCCAAGGGGGCTTTCGTCGAAGCGATCACGCTCAGCGCCACCATGTCGCCCGGCCTCACCGTCGATGCCGCTCCGTTCCTCAAGAACTAA
- the rplL gene encoding 50S ribosomal protein L7/L12 gives MADTSELVDKLSGLTVLEIADLVKQLEEKWGVSAAAPVAVAAGPAAGGGEAAAVEEKTSFDVILTGAGANKIAVIKEVRAAVAGLGLAEAKALVESAPKALKEGVTKEEAEEIKKKIEAAGATVEIK, from the coding sequence ATGGCAGATACATCTGAACTCGTTGACAAGCTGAGCGGTCTTACCGTTCTCGAAATCGCCGACCTCGTTAAGCAGCTCGAAGAGAAGTGGGGCGTCAGCGCCGCCGCTCCCGTCGCGGTTGCCGCCGGTCCGGCTGCTGGTGGTGGTGAAGCCGCCGCTGTGGAAGAGAAGACCAGCTTTGACGTCATCCTCACTGGTGCCGGCGCGAACAAGATCGCCGTCATCAAGGAAGTTCGTGCCGCGGTCGCCGGTCTGGGTCTCGCGGAAGCGAAGGCCCTCGTCGAAAGCGCTCCGAAGGCCCTCAAGGAAGGCGTGACGAAGGAAGAAGCGGAAGAGATCAAGAAGAAGATCGAAGCCGCCGGCGCCACCGTCGAAATCAAGTAA
- the rplK gene encoding 50S ribosomal protein L11: MAKEVVATIKLQIPAGSANPAPPVGPALGQQGVNIMAFCKEFNAATQKQSGDILPVVITVYKDKSFTFITKNPPAGILLKKAANIAAGSKEPNKVKVATLTKKQVMDIVKIKIADMNANSEEAAYRTLCGTARQMGIEVVES, from the coding sequence ATGGCCAAAGAAGTTGTCGCAACCATCAAGCTCCAGATTCCAGCCGGCTCGGCAAACCCCGCGCCTCCCGTGGGTCCTGCCCTCGGTCAGCAGGGTGTGAACATCATGGCGTTCTGTAAGGAGTTCAATGCTGCCACGCAGAAGCAGTCGGGCGATATCCTTCCCGTCGTCATCACGGTCTACAAGGACAAGAGCTTCACGTTCATCACGAAGAACCCGCCCGCCGGCATCCTCCTCAAGAAGGCTGCGAACATCGCCGCCGGTTCCAAGGAGCCGAACAAGGTCAAGGTCGCCACGCTCACCAAGAAGCAGGTCATGGACATCGTGAAGATCAAGATCGCGGACATGAATGCCAACAGCGAAGAGGCCGCCTACCGCACCCTTTGCGGCACGGCCCGCCAGATGGGCATCGAAGTTGTCGAGTCCTGA
- a CDS encoding SCO family protein, with amino-acid sequence MSTPSRIPRIGWAIAFAAGAAVLALAWTQLKTARRPALPPLPELATAPDFAFTAQTGAPVKRADLAGKIWITDFIFTRCAGPCPVMTERLSELQRALAVGPDDVRLVSVTVDPEYDSPAVLKKYAERFGADPARWFFLTGDPAAIETFSTRGMLLALAKDGEGAPIHSQKFVVVDQSGRIRAYHDLADPALLPNLLQDIENLRQEARASR; translated from the coding sequence ATGTCCACTCCGTCCCGCATTCCCCGCATCGGCTGGGCCATTGCCTTCGCCGCGGGCGCCGCGGTGCTCGCGCTCGCCTGGACGCAATTGAAAACCGCTCGCCGCCCGGCCCTCCCGCCGCTGCCCGAGCTGGCCACCGCGCCCGACTTCGCCTTCACCGCCCAGACCGGCGCGCCGGTCAAGCGCGCCGACCTCGCCGGGAAGATCTGGATCACCGACTTCATCTTCACCCGTTGCGCCGGCCCGTGTCCCGTGATGACCGAGCGCCTCAGCGAGCTCCAGCGCGCGCTCGCCGTCGGCCCCGATGACGTGCGCCTCGTCAGCGTGACCGTCGATCCGGAATACGATTCGCCTGCCGTCCTGAAGAAATACGCCGAACGCTTTGGCGCGGACCCCGCGCGATGGTTCTTTCTCACCGGCGACCCCGCCGCGATCGAGACGTTCTCCACCAGGGGAATGCTCCTTGCGCTTGCGAAGGACGGAGAGGGGGCTCCGATCCATTCCCAGAAGTTCGTCGTCGTGGACCAGTCGGGCAGGATTCGGGCCTACCACGACCTTGCCGATCCGGCGCTGCTACCAAATCTCCTTCAGGACATCGAAAACCTTCGCCAGGAAGCCCGTGCATCCCGGTGA
- the rplJ gene encoding 50S ribosomal protein L10, with product MRPEKATVVEDLRSKFQGSPFLIVADYSGMTVPHFAELRNRLAGSGAKLNVVKNSFIKIAAKELGMPDLSKSLAGQNAVVTGESDICAAAKILKTFAKEFQKPVVKAGVLDNAALDAAQVAALADLPSKQVLQATLLGLLQAPASRFVRVLNEPGASLARVLQAKADAAQ from the coding sequence ATGAGACCTGAGAAAGCCACCGTCGTCGAGGACCTCCGCTCGAAGTTCCAGGGTTCGCCCTTCCTCATTGTTGCCGATTATAGCGGCATGACCGTTCCGCATTTCGCCGAACTCCGCAATCGCCTTGCGGGTAGCGGTGCAAAGCTGAACGTCGTCAAGAACAGCTTCATCAAGATTGCGGCCAAGGAGCTCGGCATGCCCGACCTCTCCAAGTCCCTCGCCGGCCAGAATGCCGTCGTCACCGGGGAATCCGACATCTGCGCCGCCGCGAAGATTCTCAAGACCTTCGCCAAGGAATTCCAGAAGCCTGTCGTCAAGGCCGGCGTCCTTGATAACGCCGCTCTCGACGCCGCCCAGGTTGCGGCCCTGGCCGATCTGCCCTCGAAGCAGGTCCTTCAGGCCACCCTCCTTGGTCTGCTTCAGGCCCCGGCCAGTCGGTTCGTCCGCGTGCTCAACGAGCCCGGCGCCAGCCTCGCGCGCGTCCTCCAGGCCAAGGCCGACGCCGCCCAGTAA